CGAGGTGCTATTCCCTCTCGCGTTGCTCGTCGATCCACCGGTCGATGCGTTCCCAGGCCCGGAACAGCCAGTCCATACGCTCGGCCGAGTCGGTCGGAATCTCGCTGGCCGGGACAACCCGCCAGGCCAAATGCAACGTCTTGTCCTCGGGGAGCGATGCCCACAGGTCCGAAACCGTAAAGATCTGATCGAGGCCGGTGTGAGCAACGAAGACCACATCAGCGGCGGGGCATGCGTCGATGGCGGCCAAGGTGCCCGCCGGGCGCGGGGCCAACACATGGGTCATCGACTCTGCGCGTCGGGCCGCCTCTTCGTGGCCGTCGCTTCGCAGCCGTTCAATGGCCCGTGTGCGGCGGCCTTCGGTGAAGTTGCCACCTTCCGGGAAGATCACAAACGCACCCTGGTTGGTCATACCTGATGCCAGTTCGGCAATCGAGGAGGTCGTGTCGCTGCCCGGTGCGGGGTTCTGCATGATGAACCGGTTGGGAAGCCGGTTGAGCAGTATGTCGAACACCGGATCAAGCTGAAGCGCCGCCTTGGCAACGATTCGGGGACGACGGCCCTCCCAGGACATGACCTCGTGCAGCAGGAGAAACGAGTCGGCGGGTCCGGCATGCCTGCTCAGCACGATCAGCGGGGCATCGCTGCTGGTGCCATCACGGGAATCGGTGGGCAACGCCATTCCGTCTTGTTCGATGTTGAGGGAGAACAGTCGGCTTCCCGTGTACACGAGGAGCCGCAATGCCCAACGCAGCAGCCGGTAGTGGGCGCTCACAAACGCCTCCAACGAGAGTTTCCAGCCGAACCCCGACGCCAACCACAAACCAAGGGCGGCCACGGTGACCACCACCTCGACGAACAGATAGCACGTGGCAAGCCCCAAAAGGCGCAGTGCCCGCCACTTGCCGGGAAGTCGATAGGACAGGATCAGCGCGGCGATCAGAAGCAGCGGCACGGTCGTGACGTACAGGAAAAAGATCAGCAGCGGAAGTGGCCAGAAAACAATTCGACGCACCCAGCGAGGGGGCAGCTTCACGATTCGAATGCATTCAGGTAGTCGACGGATGCCTCATAGGACCTGTCGATTCGACGCTCAATCGACTCCGAGTTGCCGCGCCGATACTGGCTCACGTCGTTGAACGACTTCGGGTCTCCGGTCGGCAGGACGTGCACTGCGATGTTGTCCGGCAGGTTGCGCAACGCCTCGGTGAAACGATGCCGACGGGAGATCTCGAAGGCCACCATCGCCACCTCCCACGGGTTTGACGGCGGCGCCAACGGCGCTTCCACCCGGCCGACCTGCAGCACGTAGATGGTGGTCGCACCGTGGGTGATCGCCCGGTCCAAGGGAATCGAGGAGACCAGCCCGCCATCGAGGAAGTGCTCGCCGTCGATTTCAACCGGGGGAAACATGCCTGGCACGGCCGACGACGCCAGGATGGCGTCAACCAGGGGCCCCGCCGAGAAGTAGTGGGCTGTGGCGTGCTCGATGCTCGCTGCGACACACTCGAAGCTCACCGCGAGGTCTTCGATGTGTCGAACGGGCAGGATCTGTTCGAGGAGTTCCCGCAGCACCCGGTTGTCGCTCAGGTGGGTCCCCGATCTGGCGAGGGTGGTCACCTTGGAAAAGACCGAGCCACCAAACACCCCCGAGTGGTCGAGCGTGGTCCACAGCTCGGTCAGCGCCTCGACGCTACGAGCGGAAGGGTCTGCGGCGATCATGGCCCCGTTGATGGAACCAATCGAGGTGCCCACGACCAGGTCGGGAATGATGCCGAAATCGATCAGCGCGCCGAGCATTCCCACCTCGTGTGCACCGAGATCCCCGCCGCCACCCAGGACGAACGCCGTCTCTGTTTCCATCACGCAGTTTCTACACCTTGGTGGTCACCTGGTGGCTCCGACCGACGGCAGGTGGAGGTAGGTTTTTCTAGTATCACGTAGAGGTATCGTGTCCGTGATGATGGCAGCCACCCTGGGAACGAAGCCGCAGGCACGCATCGTGCTCCTCCTCCCTACCGAGGGCTATCGGGCCGAAGCGTTCTTCGATGCCGCCTCTGCGCTCAATGTCGAGGTGGTTGTGGCCACCGAACACCCCCCGCCACTCGCCACCGAGATGGAGGGTCGCCTGGTCGATGTCGACTTCGATCGGCCCGAGGTGTCGGCCGCAAAGATCGCCGCACTCGCCGAGCGGGTCCCGGTTGATGCCGTGGTCGGGGTGGATGATCAGGGCGTGCTCACCGCGGCGCACGCAAGCGAACTGCTGGGCCTGGCGGACAATCCGCCCGACGCAGTTGCGGCAACCCGGGACAAGGTGGAGATGCGCAGCGTGCTCAAGGCATGGGCGGTTCCCCAACCTGAGTTCCGGGTCGCCGATTCCGATGCGGACATCGCCTCGCTCGCTGCCTTCGTGGGACTGCCCTGCGTGGTGAAACCAATCTCGCTCTCGGCCAGCACCGGTGTGATCCGCGCCGACACCCCTGATGACGCCGCCCTGGTGGCCCAACGGGTGC
Above is a genomic segment from Candidatus Microthrix parvicella Bio17-1 containing:
- a CDS encoding 1-acyl-sn-glycerol-3-phosphate acyltransferase — its product is MKLPPRWVRRIVFWPLPLLIFFLYVTTVPLLLIAALILSYRLPGKWRALRLLGLATCYLFVEVVVTVAALGLWLASGFGWKLSLEAFVSAHYRLLRWALRLLVYTGSRLFSLNIEQDGMALPTDSRDGTSSDAPLIVLSRHAGPADSFLLLHEVMSWEGRRPRIVAKAALQLDPVFDILLNRLPNRFIMQNPAPGSDTTSSIAELASGMTNQGAFVIFPEGGNFTEGRRTRAIERLRSDGHEEAARRAESMTHVLAPRPAGTLAAIDACPAADVVFVAHTGLDQIFTVSDLWASLPEDKTLHLAWRVVPASEIPTDSAERMDWLFRAWERIDRWIDEQRERE
- a CDS encoding patatin-like phospholipase family protein, with translation METETAFVLGGGGDLGAHEVGMLGALIDFGIIPDLVVGTSIGSINGAMIAADPSARSVEALTELWTTLDHSGVFGGSVFSKVTTLARSGTHLSDNRVLRELLEQILPVRHIEDLAVSFECVAASIEHATAHYFSAGPLVDAILASSAVPGMFPPVEIDGEHFLDGGLVSSIPLDRAITHGATTIYVLQVGRVEAPLAPPSNPWEVAMVAFEISRRHRFTEALRNLPDNIAVHVLPTGDPKSFNDVSQYRRGNSESIERRIDRSYEASVDYLNAFES